A single region of the Citrobacter telavivensis genome encodes:
- a CDS encoding tyrosine-type recombinase/integrase: MMPALPGQGIALPAAPLPVAIDYPAALALRQMALVQDELPKYLLAPEVSALLHYVPDLHRKMLLATLWNTGARINEALALTRSDFSLAPPYPFVQLATLKQRAEKAARTAGRTPTGSQPHRLVPLSDSQYVSQLQMMVATLKIPLERRNKRSGRTEKARIWEITDRTVRTWINEAVDSAAADGVTFSVPVTPHTFRHSYAMHMLYAGIPLKVLQSLMGHKSISSTEVYTKVFALDVAARHRVQFQMPGDQAVLLLKGNVR; the protein is encoded by the coding sequence ATGATGCCTGCCCTTCCCGGCCAGGGGATTGCCCTGCCTGCCGCACCGCTGCCGGTGGCCATCGACTACCCGGCCGCCCTCGCCTTACGACAGATGGCGCTGGTTCAGGACGAACTGCCGAAATACCTGCTTGCACCGGAAGTGAGCGCCCTGCTCCACTACGTTCCCGATTTGCACCGCAAAATGCTGCTGGCAACGCTGTGGAATACCGGCGCACGTATCAATGAAGCACTGGCCCTCACCCGCAGTGATTTTTCGCTGGCCCCGCCTTACCCGTTCGTGCAACTGGCCACCCTCAAGCAGCGCGCGGAGAAAGCCGCCCGGACCGCCGGACGTACGCCCACAGGCAGCCAGCCTCATCGTCTGGTCCCGCTCTCCGATTCGCAATACGTCAGCCAGCTGCAGATGATGGTGGCCACGCTGAAGATTCCGCTCGAGCGGCGCAACAAACGCAGCGGCCGGACGGAGAAGGCGCGCATCTGGGAAATCACCGATCGCACGGTCAGAACGTGGATAAATGAAGCGGTGGATAGCGCGGCCGCCGACGGGGTGACGTTCTCAGTCCCGGTGACGCCGCACACGTTCCGCCACTCCTACGCGATGCACATGCTGTACGCGGGCATTCCGCTGAAGGTGCTGCAGTCACTGATGGGCCACAAGTCCATCAGTTCAACGGAAGTATATACGAAAGTGTTTGCGCTGGATGTGGCGGCGCGGCACAGGGTGCAGTTCCAGATGCCGGGCGATCAGGCGGTGCTACTGTTGAAGGGAAATGTCAGATGA
- a CDS encoding 3'-5' exonuclease: MDKDELAARRAAAIAEDACFTRGRLRDEFRMKPAPGVEPVRWYKSSYGGQYGVYRIADCVPMREKRPPTEKQRRAGQRLAVLSRLNSPRGRLAQKARTWLSLAPLFLDTETTGLGYHAEALEIGLTEADGRVAFATRLRPTVDIDPQAGAVHGITAPALRDEPSWPEVAAPLQHIIGARPLIIFNAPFDLRILKQTAAAHGDPAPWLDGLTVHCAMQLAAGYYGATNRYGSISLASAAREAGLTWQDRAHSALADARMTAGVVAAIAADYLQLRRELASYEDSPPAEPQD; the protein is encoded by the coding sequence ATGGATAAGGATGAGTTAGCCGCACGGCGCGCCGCCGCCATTGCGGAAGACGCGTGTTTTACCCGGGGACGCCTGCGCGATGAATTCCGGATGAAGCCGGCGCCCGGGGTGGAGCCGGTCAGATGGTATAAAAGCAGTTATGGTGGCCAGTATGGCGTGTACCGTATCGCTGACTGCGTCCCGATGCGGGAGAAACGCCCGCCGACGGAGAAGCAACGGCGCGCCGGGCAGCGTCTGGCCGTGCTGTCCCGCCTGAACAGCCCCCGCGGCAGACTGGCACAGAAAGCCCGGACCTGGCTGAGCCTGGCGCCGTTGTTCCTGGACACGGAGACCACCGGCCTCGGCTACCACGCCGAAGCGCTGGAAATCGGCCTGACGGAGGCCGACGGTCGCGTGGCTTTTGCAACCCGCCTCCGCCCGACGGTCGACATCGATCCGCAGGCCGGTGCCGTCCACGGGATCACGGCACCGGCACTCCGCGACGAACCGTCCTGGCCGGAGGTGGCCGCACCGCTTCAGCACATTATCGGCGCCCGTCCGCTGATTATCTTTAATGCGCCTTTTGACCTGCGTATCCTGAAGCAGACCGCGGCGGCACATGGCGATCCGGCTCCGTGGCTGGACGGGCTCACGGTCCACTGCGCGATGCAGCTGGCCGCCGGCTATTACGGGGCCACCAACCGCTATGGCTCCATCTCGCTCGCCAGTGCCGCCCGTGAGGCCGGCCTCACCTGGCAGGATCGGGCGCATTCAGCCCTTGCCGATGCCCGGATGACCGCGGGCGTGGTGGCCGCCATCGCGGCGGACTATCTTCAGCTGAGACGGGAACTGGCCAGTTATGAAGATTCCCCGCCGGCAGAACCGCAGGATTGA